Proteins from a genomic interval of Lycium ferocissimum isolate CSIRO_LF1 chromosome 2, AGI_CSIRO_Lferr_CH_V1, whole genome shotgun sequence:
- the LOC132045673 gene encoding polyphenol oxidase, chloroplastic-like, translating into MSSIPLPTINTISSSPSSSTTTSFSNLHSSPFFTKTSKVSTIKKHNGHHNFQVSCKTTEDDHDHNSPIDISKRTYSSSNKMDRRNMLLGLGGLYGASTLVDGHPFAFAAPVNGPDVTKCGPANLPQGAAPVNCCPPMTGNIIDFQLPPPSTTLRIRPAAHSADSAYIEKFNRAIRLMKQLPDDDPRSFRQQANVHCAYCDGAYDQLGFPNSELQVHGSWLFLPFHRCYLYFFERILGNLINDPTFAIPFWNWDHPDGMRIPAMYTNPSSPLYDRLRDRRHQPPVMVDLDFNGRDPNISNAQQTSQNLTIMYRQIVSLGSTPATFLGDPYRAGGEPGGGGSLENIPHGPVHIWTGDRTQPNFENMGDFYSAARDPIFYAHHSNIDRLWSVWKTLGGRRQDFTDPDFLNASFIFYDENAQMVRIKVRDCLDSRELGYVYQDVTNPWINSRPTPRVSRSLSSVRRLVEAKAADNNDQHNFASPKEIFPTKLDHVIKVMVKRPNKKKRNKKEKNEKEEILVVEGLELEPDVFVKFDVLINDEDETLISPDKAEFAGSFVNVPHHNHGKGEIKKRKTKLKLSITELLEDLDAEDDDHVLVTLVPKNGSGAVKIGGLKIVLE; encoded by the exons atgtCTTCCATTCCACTTCCTACCATCAATACCATCTCTAGTTCTCCTTCCTCTTCAACCACCACCTCTTTTTCCAACTTACATTCTTCTCCTTTCTTTACAAAGACATCAAAAGTTTCCACTATCAAAAAGCATAATGGCCATCATAATTTCCAAGTCTCATGCAAAACCACAGAAGATGATCATGACCACAACTCTCCCATTGACATTTCTAAAAGAACCTATTCTTCAAGCAATAAGATGGATAGAAGAAACATGCTACTTGGATTAGGAGGTCTTTATGGTGCTTCTACTCTTGTTGATGGTCATCCCTTTGCCTTCGCGGCTCCGGTGAACGGACCTGATGTTACCAAATGTGGCCCGGCAAATCTGCCACAAG GTGCCGCACCAGTCAATTGTTGTCCACCGATGACCGGGAATATCATCGACTTCCAGCTTCCACCACCATCCACCACACTCCGTATTCGGCCTGCAGCTCATTCTGCGGATAGCGCCTATATTGAGAAATTCAATAGAGCTATTCGGCTTATGAAACAACTTCCCGACGATGATCCACGTAGCTTCAGGCAACAAGCAAATGTTCATTGTGCTTACTGTGATGGTGCTTATGACCAACTAGGTTTCCCAAATTCTGAGCTCCAAGTTCATGGCTCTTGGCTCTTCCTTCCTTTTCATCGTTGTTATCTCTATTTCTTCGAACGAATCTTGGGAAATTTAATCAATGATCCCACCTTCGCGATACCATTTTGGAATTGGGATCATCCTGATGGCATGCGCATTCCGGCCATGTACACAAACCCTAGTTCTCCCCTCTATGATCGGCTCAGAGATCGGAGGCATCAGCCTCCGGTCATGGTCGATCTGGACTTCAATGGGAGGGATCCCAACATAAGTAACGCTCAACAAACATCCCAAAATCTCACAATTATGTATAGGCAAATTGTGTCACTAGGAAGCACTCCGGCGACTTTCCTTGGAGACCCTTACCGCGCTGGTGGTGAGCCCGGTGGAGGTGGGTCCCTAGAGAACATTCCTCATGGTCCAGTTCATATTTGGACCGGTGATAGAACCCAACCTAATTTTGAAAACATGGGAGATTTTTATTCAGCTGCTAGAGACCCTATTTTCTATGCTCATCATTCGAACATCGATAGATTATGGAGTGTCTGGAAAACCCTAGGAGGTAGACGTCAAGATTTCACCGACCCTGATTTTCTAAATGCTTCGTTTATATTTTACGATGAAAATGCACAAATGGTACGTATTAAAGTTCGCGATTGTTTGGATTCAAGAGAACTTGGATATGTATATCAAGATGTAACAAACCCATGGATAAATTCTCGTCCAACGCCTAGGGTTTCGAGGTCTTTGAGCAGCGTAAGGAGGCTCGTTGAAGCTAAAGCAGCTGATAACAATGATCAACATAATTTTGCAAGTCCAAAAGAAATTTTCCCAACAAAACTTGACCATGTGATAAAAGTCATGGTGAAAAGGCCAAATAAGAAAAAGCggaacaagaaggagaaaaatgagaaagaagAGATTTTAGTGGTTGAAGGATTAGAGTTGGAGCCTGATGTTTTTGTTAAGTTTGATGTGCTGATTAATGATGAAGATGAGACTTTGATTTCGCCAGATAAGGCTGAGTTTGCTGGAAGTTTTGTGAATGTGCCGCATCATAATCATGGTAAGGGTGAGATTAAAAAACGTAAGACTAAGTTAAAGTTGTCTATCACTGAGCTATTGGAGGATTTGGATGCTGAGGATGATGATCATGTGTTGGTGACTTTAGTCCCCAAGAATGGTTCTGGTGCTGTCAAAATTGGTGGCCTCAAGATTGTGCTTgagtaa